In Paenibacillus kyungheensis, the following are encoded in one genomic region:
- a CDS encoding alpha/beta hydrolase: MERNIVIRHHDLDLTASIHYPEQEPQSAGRGKSRTPLIVICHGFVGSRIGVDRLFVSTARELAADGYMVVRFDYAGCGESGGDYGKEGLESMVAQTRTVLDYAMNCSDIDPTRVTLIGHSLGGAVAILTSVRDHRVKSLVLWSAVGHPFNDIIKLTGRDKYDQAVIEGQADHLGYSFTPVYFDSLGNFQPFQEAKQFGGDVLVIHGTGDDVIPVDYAFLYQKVFWTRSEGRCDKEIIFQADHTYSNGTHRRELLDKTRQWLTERKVAQTDWQHWMI, translated from the coding sequence ATGGAACGCAATATCGTCATTCGACATCACGACTTGGATCTGACAGCTAGTATTCATTATCCTGAACAGGAACCACAATCAGCAGGACGAGGCAAAAGCCGTACACCGCTAATTGTGATCTGCCATGGTTTTGTTGGCAGCCGTATTGGAGTGGATCGCCTATTTGTTAGTACAGCCCGTGAATTGGCGGCTGACGGTTATATGGTGGTTCGCTTTGATTATGCAGGTTGCGGTGAAAGTGGCGGCGACTATGGCAAAGAAGGACTCGAATCAATGGTCGCTCAGACTCGTACTGTACTGGATTATGCAATGAATTGCAGTGACATTGATCCCACCCGCGTCACATTGATCGGTCATAGTCTGGGTGGTGCTGTAGCTATTCTTACTTCTGTACGCGATCATCGTGTCAAAAGCCTGGTTCTATGGTCAGCAGTAGGACATCCATTTAACGATATTATCAAATTAACCGGTCGGGACAAATACGATCAAGCAGTGATCGAAGGACAAGCCGATCATTTAGGCTACTCGTTTACACCTGTATACTTTGATTCGTTAGGCAATTTCCAACCGTTTCAAGAAGCCAAGCAATTTGGTGGCGATGTGCTGGTGATTCATGGTACAGGGGATGATGTGATTCCAGTAGATTATGCCTTTTTGTATCAAAAAGTATTCTGGACACGTTCAGAAGGACGTTGTGATAAAGAAATCATTTTTCAAGCAGATCACACGTATTCCAATGGAACTCACCGCCGGGAGCTGCTAGACAAAACCCGCCAATGGCTCACCGAACGCAAAGTCGCTCAGACCGATTGGCAACACTGGATGATTTAA
- the thiM gene encoding hydroxyethylthiazole kinase: MTFLAKVRAQHPLIHNITNMVVTNFTANGLLALGASPFMAYAHEEVADVAAIANAVVLNIGTLDPYTVESIQRAGRAANESGVPVVFDPVGAGATPYRTQSALQIIEHVQVDVLRGNIAEVANVIGESWQIKGVDAGAGEGNMIQIAEQAAQKLKCIVAITGEKDVVTDGQNTYTIANSHQILTQVTGGGCLLSAVVGAFIAVADPAQAQERLEAVTEALAFYGIAAEIAYEQTAGQGTGSFQMQFINQLSLVTPEIVTARAQITSSKA, from the coding sequence ATGACTTTTCTAGCCAAAGTACGGGCGCAACATCCACTGATTCACAATATTACCAATATGGTCGTGACTAATTTTACAGCGAACGGATTGCTGGCGCTGGGGGCTTCTCCTTTTATGGCATATGCGCATGAAGAAGTAGCCGATGTGGCAGCTATAGCGAATGCAGTTGTGCTTAATATCGGTACGCTTGATCCATACACCGTCGAATCGATTCAACGTGCAGGACGTGCAGCGAATGAATCAGGTGTGCCTGTTGTATTTGATCCGGTAGGAGCAGGAGCTACCCCGTATCGTACACAGTCTGCTTTGCAAATTATTGAACACGTTCAAGTAGATGTGTTACGTGGCAATATAGCTGAAGTGGCTAATGTGATCGGCGAATCGTGGCAGATCAAAGGTGTCGATGCAGGAGCAGGCGAAGGCAATATGATCCAGATCGCAGAGCAGGCCGCTCAAAAATTAAAGTGCATTGTAGCCATCACCGGTGAAAAAGACGTCGTAACCGATGGACAGAACACCTATACCATTGCTAACAGTCATCAGATATTAACACAAGTGACAGGCGGTGGTTGTCTACTAAGTGCCGTAGTCGGTGCATTTATCGCAGTCGCTGATCCTGCACAAGCTCAAGAACGTCTGGAAGCCGTAACAGAAGCTTTAGCATTTTACGGTATAGCCGCAGAGATTGCCTATGAACAGACAGCAGGGCAAGGCACAGGCAGTTTTCAGATGCAATTTATCAATCAATTGTCTCTAGTCACACCGGAGATCGTAACTGCACGAGCCCAGATCACTTCATCCAAAGCTTAA
- the thiE gene encoding thiamine phosphate synthase, producing MITKPDTQHIRQYLRLYLVMGSVNCNQPPEEVLKSAIAGGITLFQFREKGVGALTGQAYYKLAERLQQICHTHQIPFIVNDDVELAIALNADGIHVGQEDAPADQIRARLGDDKIIGVSAHSVAEARQAIEDGADYLGIGPIYPTISKADAQAVQGTSTITALKNHHIEIPLVGIGGIHAGNAEPIFTAGADGIAVISAIAGQTDIEQATQQLNTLTRRLIAN from the coding sequence ATGATCACCAAGCCTGATACTCAGCATATACGCCAGTATTTACGCCTTTATCTAGTGATGGGAAGCGTCAATTGTAATCAACCACCAGAAGAAGTATTAAAGTCTGCTATTGCAGGAGGGATCACTCTTTTTCAATTTCGGGAAAAAGGGGTTGGAGCTTTAACAGGGCAAGCGTATTATAAGCTTGCAGAACGTCTGCAACAGATATGCCACACTCATCAGATTCCGTTTATTGTGAATGATGATGTAGAGTTAGCGATCGCTCTGAATGCGGATGGAATTCATGTAGGACAAGAAGATGCACCCGCCGATCAGATTCGGGCACGTCTAGGGGATGATAAAATTATTGGTGTATCTGCTCATAGCGTAGCTGAAGCTAGACAAGCTATTGAAGATGGCGCTGATTATTTAGGCATAGGACCGATCTACCCTACAATCTCTAAGGCTGATGCGCAAGCCGTACAAGGAACAAGCACTATTACAGCACTGAAGAACCATCATATTGAGATTCCTTTAGTCGGTATTGGAGGAATTCATGCAGGTAATGCCGAGCCGATCTTTACCGCGGGCGCAGATGGAATAGCAGTGATCTCTGCGATCGCAGGACAGACGGATATAGAACAAGCGACGCAGCAGTTAAATACGCTTACCCGTCGATTGATTGCGAACTAA
- a CDS encoding DoxX family protein → MMNRWLRENSVAMWLLTILRVYIGFKWITGGWEKLSSGGFDASGFLTGAIANTGGEHPSVQAGWGAFLQHFALPNVGLFNVLVPIGEFLVGLGLILGACTTLAALMGMVMNFAFLFSGTVSTNPYLLLAEIFIVVAGANAGKIGLDRWIVPYLRTRFFNRRNKQQDTLPNQHKIA, encoded by the coding sequence ATCATGAACAGATGGCTAAGAGAAAATAGTGTGGCAATGTGGTTATTAACTATCTTACGGGTATACATCGGATTCAAATGGATCACAGGTGGATGGGAAAAATTAAGCAGTGGCGGATTTGATGCTAGTGGATTTTTGACAGGTGCTATCGCTAATACAGGCGGAGAACATCCAAGTGTACAAGCAGGCTGGGGAGCATTCTTACAACACTTTGCTTTACCAAATGTCGGATTATTCAATGTTCTTGTTCCAATCGGTGAATTCCTTGTCGGACTTGGATTGATCTTAGGAGCTTGTACTACACTAGCAGCATTAATGGGAATGGTAATGAACTTTGCCTTCTTATTCTCGGGTACTGTAAGCACTAACCCTTACTTGTTACTTGCTGAAATCTTTATCGTAGTTGCTGGCGCAAACGCTGGTAAAATTGGTCTGGATCGCTGGATTGTTCCTTACCTACGTACTCGCTTCTTCAACCGTCGTAACAAACAACAAGATACCTTGCCTAATCAGCATAAAATAGCTTAA
- a CDS encoding DUF3048 domain-containing protein has translation MNQSRLWKVTKWSVPLVLTMSLIACGSEEVATPAPQQQPEPAKVTEPITPEKPAEVVYTAPLTGLPVDQPSLSRPIAVMINNAPAARPQSGLAQADMVYEVLAEGGITRLIAVYQSYHGDVTIGPVRSIRPYLIGIGESIGALLVHAGGSPEAYSILQQGHKEHLDEITNASAPFWRDSSRKAPHNLYTNEEKLREGALKKNYKQEVTIPTYPFLESTTEVTDTTNTESLDNYTDSADNNDKPADSATPNQSATDPTDNTNSTTSTTPATTGVKATSIQLQFLLESYKVGYDYNAKSGVYTRSMNNEPHIDLNSGKPLTASNVIVLGGDYKVLDDIGRLSLDLDAGGEAILFQKGQQIKGQWSKKSGDVIRFMSSGQEVPLVPGVTYYNIVPNSPSFENHLTIDGKKLSENG, from the coding sequence ATGAATCAATCCCGATTATGGAAAGTCACCAAATGGTCAGTACCGCTTGTGCTAACGATGAGCTTGATCGCTTGCGGATCTGAAGAAGTGGCTACCCCTGCACCACAGCAACAACCGGAACCAGCCAAAGTGACAGAACCGATAACACCGGAAAAACCAGCAGAAGTCGTCTATACAGCGCCACTTACAGGATTGCCTGTTGATCAGCCTTCTCTATCTAGACCGATTGCAGTGATGATTAATAATGCTCCTGCTGCCCGTCCGCAATCTGGATTAGCTCAAGCCGATATGGTCTATGAAGTGCTAGCAGAGGGAGGGATCACCCGTCTAATCGCTGTATATCAGAGTTATCATGGGGATGTAACGATCGGCCCTGTGCGAAGTATTCGCCCGTATTTGATCGGAATCGGGGAAAGTATCGGTGCATTACTGGTTCATGCCGGTGGTAGCCCTGAAGCGTACAGTATCTTGCAACAAGGACACAAAGAACATCTTGATGAGATTACTAATGCAAGTGCTCCATTCTGGCGAGACTCCAGTCGCAAAGCTCCTCATAATTTGTATACCAATGAAGAGAAGTTACGTGAAGGTGCACTCAAAAAAAATTACAAACAAGAAGTAACTATTCCAACATATCCTTTTTTGGAATCTACAACAGAAGTGACAGATACTACAAATACAGAATCACTCGATAACTATACCGATTCTGCCGATAATAATGATAAGCCTGCTGACAGTGCTACTCCTAACCAGAGTGCTACCGATCCTACAGATAATACAAATTCTACAACCAGCACAACACCTGCTACTACAGGAGTCAAAGCAACATCGATCCAACTTCAATTTTTGCTGGAAAGTTATAAAGTAGGTTATGACTACAATGCCAAAAGTGGAGTCTATACTCGCAGTATGAACAATGAACCTCATATTGATTTGAACAGTGGAAAGCCATTAACCGCGTCCAATGTTATTGTGCTCGGTGGAGATTACAAAGTATTAGATGATATCGGTAGATTAAGTCTGGATTTGGACGCTGGCGGAGAAGCTATTTTATTTCAAAAGGGTCAACAGATTAAAGGTCAATGGAGTAAAAAAAGTGGTGATGTAATTCGTTTTATGAGTAGTGGTCAAGAAGTGCCGCTTGTCCCTGGCGTAACGTATTACAATATTGTTCCTAATAGCCCGTCGTTTGAAAATCATTTAACAATAGATGGTAAAAAGTTGAGCGAAAACGGGTAA
- a CDS encoding DUF47 domain-containing protein, translated as MRVKKKDIFFQTLENMADAIVQAADYFAEQVPNLKDIPEFTKQMKIYENQCDDYTHTIITELNKTFITPIERDDIMDLTTTMDDVLDGLEACASRFDMYHMTEPDNYIVQFAEILRESAYEIQKAIHLLSHKKLLAIREHTIRLNDLENQGDDVLRNCIKDLFATVKDPIELIKKKEIYERLETTTDACEDVANRLESIIMRNS; from the coding sequence ATGCGTGTTAAGAAAAAGGATATCTTTTTTCAAACGCTGGAGAACATGGCAGATGCAATTGTGCAGGCTGCAGATTACTTTGCGGAACAAGTACCTAACTTGAAGGATATTCCAGAGTTTACGAAGCAAATGAAGATTTACGAGAATCAATGTGATGATTACACGCACACCATTATTACCGAACTGAACAAAACATTTATCACACCTATTGAGCGTGATGATATTATGGATTTGACGACAACGATGGATGATGTATTAGACGGTCTGGAAGCTTGTGCTTCTCGTTTTGATATGTATCATATGACTGAGCCGGATAACTATATTGTTCAATTTGCTGAAATTTTGCGTGAATCTGCTTATGAAATTCAAAAAGCTATTCACTTGTTGTCTCATAAAAAACTGTTGGCTATTCGTGAACACACGATTCGTCTGAACGATCTGGAAAATCAGGGTGATGACGTATTGCGTAACTGTATTAAAGATTTGTTTGCCACAGTAAAAGACCCGATCGAACTTATTAAGAAAAAAGAAATATATGAGCGTTTGGAAACAACGACTGATGCTTGCGAAGATGTAGCGAATAGACTCGAATCTATTATTATGCGCAATTCCTAA
- a CDS encoding inorganic phosphate transporter yields the protein MVETSIWILAIVVFLALAFDFINGFHDTANAIATSVSTRALPPRTAILMAAVMNFLGAITFTGVAKTIGGSVADPATLDNGIEIVIATLIAAIIWNLATWWFGIPSSSSHALIGALAGAVFVGAGSSSVNWSGFIKIVEGLILSPLIAFAIGYIVMTILKWIFAKRSPHTVNKGFRTMQILTAAIQSFTHGTNDAQKAMGIITFALVAAGVQDNLDVPLWVKISAATAMALGTSVGGWKIIKTMGTKIFKIEPINGFAADISAASVIFTATLTHLPVSTTHAITSAILGVGSAKRFREVKWGLAGRIVIAWVVTIPIAAVLSGLIFKVLFDLF from the coding sequence ATGGTAGAAACCTCAATATGGATACTGGCTATCGTCGTATTTTTGGCTTTAGCGTTCGATTTTATTAATGGATTCCATGATACAGCAAATGCAATTGCTACATCGGTTTCTACTCGAGCGTTACCGCCACGTACAGCGATTTTGATGGCGGCAGTGATGAACTTTCTGGGAGCGATCACGTTCACAGGCGTAGCCAAAACGATAGGTGGTAGTGTAGCAGATCCAGCAACTTTGGATAACGGTATAGAGATCGTTATTGCGACACTGATTGCTGCAATTATCTGGAACTTGGCAACATGGTGGTTCGGGATTCCTTCTTCTTCTTCACATGCTTTGATTGGTGCACTAGCAGGAGCTGTATTTGTTGGAGCAGGTTCAAGTTCTGTGAATTGGAGCGGATTTATCAAGATTGTAGAAGGATTGATTTTGTCTCCTTTGATTGCCTTTGCGATTGGTTATATTGTGATGACGATTCTAAAATGGATTTTTGCCAAACGTAGCCCGCATACGGTTAACAAAGGATTCCGCACGATGCAAATTTTGACAGCAGCGATTCAATCATTTACACATGGTACGAATGATGCGCAAAAAGCGATGGGTATTATTACATTTGCTCTTGTAGCAGCTGGTGTGCAAGATAATCTGGATGTACCGTTATGGGTTAAAATCTCAGCAGCAACTGCGATGGCTCTTGGAACCTCTGTCGGTGGTTGGAAAATCATCAAAACAATGGGAACTAAAATTTTCAAAATCGAGCCTATTAACGGATTTGCAGCGGATATCTCAGCAGCATCGGTTATTTTCACAGCAACATTGACTCACTTACCTGTAAGTACAACACATGCGATTACATCTGCTATTCTGGGTGTAGGTTCTGCCAAGCGCTTCCGCGAAGTAAAATGGGGACTTGCTGGACGTATCGTGATTGCATGGGTCGTTACGATTCCAATTGCAGCTGTATTATCTGGCCTTATTTTCAAAGTATTATTCGATTTGTTCTAA
- the corA gene encoding magnesium/cobalt transporter CorA, with protein MIRIIGVTQEHDIVQNIQLEEIESGDYLWYWVDFNQPTEEESKLLSTFFHFHPLAVEDCLHVLQRPKIDYYGDVQFLVLHAMHPETLLVEEVDLFVSDRFLVSFHHSDLREIESAWQRIISYSQQGNRPKWANGPIAAAYIVTDKIVDEYFPCVYEIEDELNELENTGPDEPVDDLLAQVFVLRSRLLKLRRTIIPMRDLMYRVINSQHIQKVDQHHSYFGDIYDHLLKLSDMIESNREMTSDLRDSYISLNSNRMNTIMKTLTVITTIFMPLTLIAGIYGMNFENMPELKWKYGYFGVLLLMFALGAGMMTAFTKRGWFK; from the coding sequence ATGATTCGCATTATCGGTGTTACTCAAGAACATGATATTGTACAGAATATACAGTTAGAAGAGATAGAGTCTGGCGATTACTTATGGTACTGGGTAGATTTTAATCAGCCTACTGAAGAAGAGTCCAAGTTGTTAAGTACTTTTTTTCATTTTCATCCATTAGCTGTAGAAGATTGTCTGCATGTGCTTCAACGTCCGAAGATTGATTACTATGGAGATGTGCAATTTCTTGTTCTGCATGCGATGCATCCTGAGACGTTACTGGTCGAAGAAGTCGATTTGTTTGTGAGTGATCGGTTTTTGGTATCATTTCATCATAGCGATCTACGAGAAATTGAATCCGCATGGCAACGGATTATTAGTTACAGTCAGCAAGGCAATCGTCCCAAATGGGCGAACGGCCCTATTGCTGCGGCTTATATCGTGACAGACAAAATTGTTGATGAATATTTCCCCTGTGTGTATGAGATTGAAGATGAATTGAATGAACTTGAAAATACAGGACCAGATGAACCGGTTGATGATCTGTTAGCTCAAGTATTTGTATTACGTTCTCGTCTACTGAAGTTAAGACGTACTATTATTCCGATGCGTGATCTGATGTATCGGGTTATTAATTCACAGCATATTCAGAAAGTCGATCAGCATCACTCGTATTTTGGTGATATTTATGATCATTTGCTCAAATTGTCTGATATGATTGAATCTAATCGTGAAATGACATCTGATCTACGGGATAGTTATATCTCACTCAACTCCAATCGGATGAATACGATTATGAAAACGTTAACGGTGATTACGACTATATTTATGCCACTGACGTTAATAGCCGGAATTTATGGTATGAATTTTGAAAATATGCCAGAGCTTAAATGGAAATATGGTTATTTCGGTGTATTGTTGCTGATGTTTGCTTTGGGAGCAGGCATGATGACTGCTTTTACAAAGCGTGGATGGTTTAAATAA
- a CDS encoding YerC/YecD family TrpR-related protein produces the protein MQLKKLDDKSVDQLFEAILTLKNLEECYVFFDDLCTVNEIQSLSQRLEVARMLGKGSTYNQIEAETGASTATISRVKRCLNYGNDGYKMTLERLGR, from the coding sequence GTGCAACTTAAAAAACTTGATGATAAAAGTGTTGATCAATTATTCGAAGCGATTTTGACACTAAAAAATTTAGAAGAATGCTATGTGTTTTTTGATGATTTGTGTACAGTTAATGAGATTCAGTCGCTGTCACAACGTCTTGAAGTCGCACGTATGCTAGGTAAAGGTTCAACTTATAATCAGATCGAAGCAGAAACGGGTGCAAGTACAGCAACCATTTCTCGTGTAAAACGTTGCCTGAATTATGGTAATGATGGATACAAAATGACATTGGAACGTCTAGGGAGGTAA
- a CDS encoding sirohydrochlorin chelatase, protein MKPGVLIISHGSPETSWMEQIDEAVSHIHLPSDLPVNAVFLDNVPGRFIQDGIDELEAQGVTDLLVVPLFVSSGSTHMDEIAYALGVKETPDRETDLEPFTIQANVHFGYPADDDEDIARMVWDQVKDLSVAPENEVVLVVGHGSIHDGFRQRWEKGISSLAQRVGQVSEVAHTDYALLNPDSLRAKTEEWTARGYKVLIAPLFLSKGIFLNQVIPGRVEGLSYEYAGTALLPHPLLSHWMERQIQSLLNQLITT, encoded by the coding sequence ATGAAGCCCGGTGTATTAATAATTAGTCATGGTTCGCCGGAAACGTCTTGGATGGAGCAGATTGATGAAGCGGTATCTCATATTCATCTGCCAAGCGATCTACCTGTAAATGCAGTCTTCCTGGACAATGTTCCGGGAAGATTTATTCAGGATGGAATCGATGAATTGGAAGCGCAAGGGGTAACCGATCTTTTGGTTGTTCCGCTATTTGTGTCCTCTGGTAGTACACATATGGATGAGATTGCGTATGCTTTGGGTGTCAAAGAAACTCCTGATCGCGAGACCGATCTGGAACCTTTTACGATTCAAGCGAATGTTCATTTCGGATATCCAGCCGATGATGATGAAGATATCGCTCGGATGGTCTGGGATCAAGTGAAAGATTTATCGGTTGCACCTGAAAATGAAGTGGTGTTAGTCGTCGGTCACGGCAGTATTCATGACGGATTCAGACAACGCTGGGAAAAAGGTATTTCTTCGTTAGCTCAGCGCGTAGGACAGGTTAGTGAAGTGGCTCATACTGACTATGCATTACTTAATCCAGATAGTCTGCGCGCTAAAACAGAAGAATGGACAGCACGCGGTTATAAAGTGCTGATTGCGCCACTTTTTCTAAGCAAAGGGATATTCCTGAATCAAGTGATTCCGGGGCGTGTGGAAGGGTTAAGCTATGAATATGCAGGTACAGCATTGTTGCCACATCCACTGCTATCTCACTGGATGGAGCGTCAGATTCAGTCACTGTTGAACCAACTCATAACAACATAA
- a CDS encoding diacylglycerol kinase, with protein sequence MKRARLIYNPSSGREEMKRRLPDILDRLDKGGIEASCHATTGEGDATISAAKAIEDGYELIIAAGGDGTIYEVINGMAEYDNPPPLGVFPLGTTNDLSRALGVPRHWEDYCDLVIRQNARPIDVGRFNDRYFINIAGGGSLTELTYEVPSRLKTMIGQMAYYMKGIEKVVNLTPTELKITAAGQEPLHEEFMIFLVANTNSVGGFEKLAPGARIDDGLFDFIGVKKCNIAEFIRLISIAARGEHLNDPKIIYFQTNRLEIEAPSNNVQINLDGELGGSLPGIFEILPQKLQVFSDLK encoded by the coding sequence ATGAAAAGAGCGAGACTGATATATAATCCTTCTTCAGGTCGGGAGGAAATGAAGCGCCGTTTGCCGGATATTTTGGATCGGTTAGACAAAGGCGGTATCGAAGCCAGCTGTCATGCGACAACAGGTGAAGGCGATGCAACCATTTCAGCCGCCAAAGCGATCGAAGATGGATATGAATTGATTATTGCCGCTGGTGGCGATGGTACGATTTATGAAGTCATTAACGGCATGGCTGAATATGATAATCCACCGCCACTTGGCGTATTTCCACTAGGTACAACCAATGATCTATCGCGTGCTTTAGGCGTACCGAGACATTGGGAAGATTATTGCGATCTGGTGATTCGTCAGAATGCGAGACCGATCGATGTGGGTCGCTTTAACGATCGCTATTTTATTAATATTGCTGGTGGAGGATCATTGACCGAGCTGACTTATGAAGTACCCAGTCGACTCAAAACGATGATCGGACAGATGGCGTATTATATGAAAGGCATCGAGAAAGTCGTTAACTTAACACCAACCGAATTGAAAATTACAGCTGCCGGGCAAGAACCGCTACACGAAGAATTTATGATTTTTCTAGTTGCTAATACCAATTCAGTCGGTGGATTTGAAAAGTTAGCGCCGGGAGCACGAATAGATGATGGATTATTTGATTTTATCGGTGTCAAAAAGTGTAATATCGCCGAATTTATTCGCTTAATCTCTATCGCCGCTCGTGGAGAACATCTTAACGATCCGAAGATTATTTATTTCCAGACCAATCGCTTGGAGATTGAAGCGCCTAGTAATAATGTACAAATTAATCTAGACGGTGAACTCGGTGGATCATTACCGGGGATTTTTGAGATTTTGCCACAGAAATTACAAGTATTCTCGGATCTGAAGTAA
- a CDS encoding alpha/beta fold hydrolase produces the protein MKATIKDIEMDYEMFGEGTTILFLHGNALDKLSMKHSYEPIFQTISGYRRIYVDLPGMGDSHSSLSINSTDDMLDILLTFIEQVIGYEDILLFGHSYGGYLSLGIMNKLQNRVKGAYLTCPVVIGQFEQRRVEQQVPLIEEEVDTDTSNSEYQDYLSMNIRINSKTWELYQQLIVPGVRRADHDFMDRIQREGQQYYRYALEEQLSLHHDTVLHVLLGKMDNVVGYQDQIDFFTKYPYSTTTILGNSGHNLFIDVAEDNHEWVTHFLNKVNQQSSN, from the coding sequence ATGAAAGCTACGATTAAAGATATTGAAATGGATTATGAAATGTTTGGCGAAGGTACAACGATTTTATTTTTACATGGCAATGCTCTGGATAAACTAAGCATGAAGCATTCGTATGAACCTATTTTTCAAACGATCTCTGGATACCGACGTATCTATGTAGACTTACCAGGGATGGGCGACTCTCACAGTAGTCTGTCGATCAACAGCACTGATGATATGTTAGACATCCTTCTAACCTTTATCGAGCAGGTTATTGGTTATGAAGATATTCTGTTATTTGGACATTCCTACGGGGGATATCTAAGTCTGGGCATTATGAATAAACTGCAAAATCGGGTTAAAGGAGCTTATCTTACTTGCCCTGTGGTGATCGGACAATTTGAACAACGGCGAGTCGAGCAGCAAGTTCCTCTCATAGAAGAAGAGGTTGATACAGATACAAGCAACAGTGAATATCAGGATTACTTGAGTATGAATATTCGGATTAACTCTAAAACATGGGAGCTGTATCAACAATTGATTGTTCCGGGAGTACGCCGGGCAGATCATGACTTTATGGATCGGATTCAACGAGAAGGTCAACAATATTATCGTTATGCATTAGAAGAGCAACTTTCTTTGCATCATGACACTGTTCTGCATGTATTATTGGGCAAAATGGACAATGTGGTTGGTTATCAAGATCAGATTGATTTCTTTACGAAATACCCTTATTCTACCACTACTATCTTAGGAAATAGCGGTCATAATTTGTTTATTGATGTAGCCGAAGATAATCATGAATGGGTTACGCATTTTTTGAACAAAGTAAATCAACAATCTTCTAACTAG